The following nucleotide sequence is from Streptomyces caniferus.
CTCGGTGTCCAGCGCGTCCTTCGTGGGCAGCACGCCGATGGGGGTCTCGACACCCTCGGCCTTGCCGTCCAGCCGCTCGACGATCCACTTGAGCACCCGGCCGTTCTCGCCGAAGCCGGGCCAGACGAAGCGGCCCTTGTCGTCCTTGCGGAACCAGTTGACGTAGTAGATCTTCGGCAGCTTGGACTGGTCCTTGTCGGCACCGACCTTGACCCAATGACCCATGTAGTCGCCCATGTTGTAGCCGCAGAACGGCAGCATGGCGAACGGGTCGCGGCGCAGCTCGCCGACCTTGCCCTCGGCCGCGGCGGTCTTCTCGCTGGCGACGTTGGCGCCGAGGAAGACGCCGTGCTGCCAGGTCAGCGACTCGGTCACCAGCGGTACGGCGCTGGCGCGACGGCCGCCGAAGAGGATCGCCGAGATCGGCACGCCCTTGGGGTCCTCCCACTCGGGCGCGATGATCGGGCACTGGCCGGCCGGGACGGTGAAGCGGGCGTTGGGGTGGGCCGCCGGGGTCCCGGACTCCGGGGTCCAGTCGTTGCCCTTCCAGTCCGTGAGGTGCGCGGGCTTCTCCTCGGTCATGCCCTCCCACCACACGTCGCCGTCGTCGGTCAGCGCGACGTTGGTGAAGACGGAGTTGCCCCACATGGTCTTCATGGCGTTGGCGTTGGTGTGCTCGCCGGTGCCGGGCGCGACGCCGAAGAATCCGGCCTCGGGGTTGATGGCGTAGAGACGGCCGTCCTCGCCGAAGCGCATCCAGGCGATGTCGTCACCGACGGTCTCGACAGTCCAGCCGGAGATCGTGGGCTCCAGCATCGCGAGGTTGGTCTTCCCGCAGGCACTCGGGAAGGCGGCGGCGACGTACTTGGCCTCGCCCTGCGGCGGGGTGAGCTTGAGGATCAGCATGTGCTCGGCGAGCCAGCCCTCGTCACGCGCCATGACCGAGGCGATGCGCAGCGCGTAGCACTTCTTGCCGAGCAGGGCGTTGCCGCCGTAGCCCGAGCCGTAGGACCAGATCTCGCGGTCCTCGGGGAAGTGCGAGATGTACTTGGTGGAGTTGCACGGCCACGGCACATCGGCCTCGCCCTCCGCCAGCGGCGCGCCGAGGGTGTGCACCGCCTTGACGAAGAAGCCGTCCGCACCGAGCTCGTCGAGCACCGGCTGCCCCATGCGCGTCATGGTGCGCATCGAGACCGCGACATAGGCGGAGTCGGTGATCTCCACACCGATCGCGGAGAGCGGGGAGCCGAGCGGGCCCATGCAGAACGGGACGACGTACATCGTCCGGCCGCGCATCGAACCGCGGAAGATGCCCTTCTCACCGGCGAAGAGCTCCCGCATCTCGGCGGGGGCCTTCCAGTGGTTGGTCGGGCCGGCGTCCTCCTCCTTCTCGGAGCAGATGAAGGTGCGGTCCTCGACGCGCGCCACGTCCGAGGGGTCGGACGCCGCGTAGTACGAGTTGGGTCGCTTGATCGGGTCGAGCTTCTTGAACGTGCCCTTGTCGACGAGCTCCTCGCACAGACGCTCGTACTCCGCCTCCGAGCCGTCACACCAGACGACCCGGTCGGGCTGGGTGATCGCTGCGATCTCGTCGACCCAGGAGATGAGGTCCTGGTGACGGGTCGGATGGGCAGAGGGAGCCGCGTTGTCGCGCGCCACGATCGCTCCTAGATGAGGGTGTGGACGGATTTATGCCCGGTTTGCCGGAAAACCCGCTTCTTTTGTTTGCCTGCCCCTTGGGGGCCGCGACCCGGATGCTTCGTGACCGCTCATCCGGTGCCGACCGCACTCATTTGATCATCCGACCAGGATAGAGTTCTGTCCAGAGGGCACCTTCGTGACCGTCACCACTTCGACATGAATCCGTAACTTACGGTTGCGTAGGTAGCATGACGCCATGACTTCCGCGCCTGACGCCGCCGAGAGCCAGCCCTCCTCCGCGCCGCCCGCGACCGCGGCGGTCGCCGCCGCGGCCGCGCCCCTCAAGCCCAAACTGCGCGGCTGGCTGCATGCCGGAATGTTCCCCGCCGTCCTGCTCTCCGGGGTCATACTCACCGCCCTCGCCGACAGCCCCCGCGGCCGCCTGGCCTGCGCCATCTACACCATGACCGCCTGCCTGCTCTTCGGCGTCAGCGCGCTGTACCACCGGGGCAACTGGGGGCCGCGGGCCGACGGCGTGCTGCGCCGGCTCGATCACGCCAACATCTTCCTGATCATCGCGGGCACCTATACGCCGCTGACGATGCTGCTCATGCCCGGGTCCCGCGGTCAGGCGCTGCTCTGGGCGGTCTGGGCGGCCGCACTGGCCGGGATCGCCTTCCGGGTCTTCTGGGTCGGCGCCCCTCGCTGGCTCTACACGCCCTGCTACATCGCCATGGGCTGGGCCGCCGTCTTCTTCCTGCCCGACTTCCTGCACACCGGCGGCGTCGCCGTCCTGGTGCTGGTCATCGTCGGCGGGCTGCTCTACAGCGCGGGCGGCGTGATCTACGGGATCAAGCGCCCCAACCCCTCGCCCCGGTGGTTCGGCTTCCACGAGGTCTTCCACTCCTTCACCCTGGCGGCCTTCGTCGTCCACTACGTCGGCATCTCCTTGGTGGCCTATTCGCACGCCTGAGGCGACACCCGGGCCCCACGGCCCACCCGGCACGGCGCATGGCCGCGACCCCGAGGTCGCGGCCATGCGCCGTGGTGCGCCGCCAGAAACCCGCCCCCTCGCACGAAACACCCCTGCACCCGCGCCCACTGACGCACCAGTCCCCCGCTCATGCCAGCCCCTCCCGATGATCACTCAAAGTAATCAGCTTCACGCCACAGCGTGACATGCCCCACTGACATTCGAGCTTCCGCTCCCTCGCCACCACCCCGCCCCCCGGAACTCACACCCGGCCGTGGCCTCCTGGACGCCTGATGCCCGAGAATGCTGCGCATGGCCGCACGTATCTCCGCCAGCACACCGTCCGGGACCCCGATCGGGCGGCGGGAGCGGAAGAAGATCCAGACCCGGCAGGCGATCCGGCGGGCCGCCTACCGGCTCTTCGAGGAGCAGGGGTACGACGCGACCCCCGTCGACCGGATCGCCGCGGCCGCGGACGTCTCCCCGAGCACGGTCTTCCGCTACTTCCCCGCCAAGGAAGACATCGTGCTCACGGACGAGTACGACGCCGTACTGGAGACCGGGATCCGGGCCCGCCCCGCGGACGAGCCGGTGATCGAGTCGGTGCGGCAGGTCAGTATCGAGACGCTGCGCACGATGGGGGCGGAGGCCCGCGGCGAACTCGTCCAGCGCGTCCGGCTGATCCGTGAGGTCCCCGCCATCAGGGGCCGTACGGCGGAGCACACCGCACGGGACGCCGCGATGCTCACCGGCGTCCTGGCGGAGCGCTGTGGCCGGCCGGCCGACGACCTGGAACTGCGGGTGATCAGTGCGGTGATCCTCGCCGCGCTCCAGGAGGCGCTGCTCCACTGGGGCGAGAGCGGCCGGACCACCGGTCCCGAGGCGTCGATCCACCGCGCCATGGACGTCCTGGGGCGCGGGCTCACGCTCTGAGGGCGGGCGGGCCCGGGGGCGGGGGCGATGCCGGGGCAGGGGCCGGGGCCCGTGCCGGGGCACCATCCAGCCGGAAGATCGGGCCGCTGTCCGCCCCGGCGCGGGCCGCGGTGGCCGGTCCGTCCGGTCCGGCCGGTGCCTCCGGCGCGGTCGGCGCCGGCGCCCCGGCTCCCGGTTCGCCCAGCCGCGCCGCGAGTCGCGCCCGTAGTTGCGACAACCGCTCGATACGGGCATCCAGGTCGGCGAGCCGACGCCGGGCGACCGCTTCCACTGCCGGGCATCGGCCCGGACCCGTGGCCCGGGGAATGAGGTCGGGCACCCCGCTGGCCGGCATGGTGCGCAGCAGCGGCGCGAACGTGCGCACATCCCCCACCGTCAGCCCCGCGTCCCGCAGTTCGCGCACGGCCCGCAGGCGGCGGATGTCCTCCTCGTCGTACACCCGGTGGCCGGACGGTGCCCTCCGGGCCGTCACCAGCCCCTGCTGCTCGTAGTAGCGCAGCGCCCGCGGCGTCATCCCGGCGGCCGCGGCGGCGTCCCCGATGCGCATCTCCCCTCCCCCTCCTGCGGGTTCAGCCACGCCGCTCCCGGTGCATGCGGCCGTCGTCGTGCCGGGGACCGGCGGCGTCCACTGCCCGCGCGATTCCCGCCGCCCCGTACAGCAGGTCCTCGTCCGCCCCGAAGCCGCCGACCAGTTGGAGCCCGAGCGGCAGTCCGTTCGCGGCGTGGCCCGCGGGCACGCTGACGGACGGCAGCCCGGCATTGCTCCAGGGCAGGCACATGATCGAGGTGCCCGTGGTGGTGAGGTCGGCGGGCGCGGGGCCGGTGGCCGACGGGGCGATCCACAGGTCGATGCCGGCCGCGGCGCCGGCCGCGGCGAGCCGTGCGCGGAACGCCCCGCGCCGTTCCCGGGCCGCTTCGTAGGCGGCGTCCCCGATCGCCTGCCCCTGCCGGATGGCCGAGGTGGTCTCCGGTCGGTAGCGGTCGCCGAAGCGGGCGAACCAGTCGGCGTGGGCGCGGGCGACCTCGTAGCGGTTCATCGTGAACAACTGCTCCACGATCTGCTCGAAGTCGTCCATCACCGGCACCTCGTGGACGGCGTATCCGGCGGCCCGCAGCAGTTCCTGCTGCTCCTCGAAGGCACGCAGCGCCTCGCCACCGGCACGCTCCAGGTAAGGACCGGTTGGTACGCCCAGTACCGGGAGCGCGGTCCGCACCGCCGCTTCCGGGGCCCGCCAGCCGTCGACGAGTACGGACGCCGCCAGCGCGACGCCTGCCACGTCCGTGGCGTAGCAGCCGAGGGTGTCGAAGCTCGTGGCGTTGGGGATCACCCCGTCGACCGGTATCCGCCCGTAGCTGGGCTTGAAGCCGACCACGCCGCAGTACGCGGCGGGCCGGATCATCGAACCGACGGTCTGCGTCCCGATGGCCAGCGGCACCATTCCGGCGGCGACCGCGGCCGCCGACCCGCTGCTCGAACCGCCGGGCGTATGCGCCGGGTTGTGCGGATTGCGGGTCGGGCCGGGGGCGGTGACCGCGAACTCCGCGGTCACGGTCTTGCCCGCGATCAGGGCACCGGCGGCGCACAGCCGGTCCACGACGGTGGCCTGCGGGCCGCCGAGCACCTCGGGCGGCAGCGCCGAGCCCGCGCGGGTGGGCAGCCCGTCGGCCCGCACGATGTCCTTGATGCCTACCGGGATGCCGTGGAGGACGGGCCGGCCGTCGGCCTCCCCCGGGCCCGCGGCCGTACTCCGGCGCGCTGCCTCCAGGAGCCGCGTACGCCGCCCGGCCTCGGGCACGAAGGCCCGCACCTGCGGATCGACGGCGTCGATACGGTCGCACGTACGGTTCACCGCGTCGACGGGGTCGTCCGTGCCTGCCCGCAGCGCCGCGGCCTCCTGGACAAGGGACCGGTGTCCCAGCAAGGTGGTCACTCGTGCAGGCTACAACCGGCGACTGACAACGGCCGGTGCGTCGCCCCGCGCCCGACGCCCCCGCGCCGCGGCCTCACAACTCCACGAGCACGGCGCCCAGATGACGCCCCTCGGTCAGCTCGCGCAGGGCCCGCGGCGCCTGCTCGATCCCCTGCAGCCGGGTGTGCGGGAAGGTGAGGGTGCCCTCCCGCAGCCCCTCGCCGAAGCGCTGGTTCCACTCCGGGATCAGGTCCAGGTGCTCGTAGAGGGCGACGCCGCGCAGGGTGATGCTGTGGGAAAGCAGCGCGAGGGTGTCGATCTCGACCTTGGTGGCCGTGGTGTCCCCGGAGAGCTGACCGGCGAGCGCGCCGACGATGGCGATCCGGGCGCCCCGGTTGGCGAGGGCGAGGGCCGCCTGCAGCTGTTCGCCGCCGACGTTGTCGAAGACCGCGTCGATGCCTTCCGGGGCGGCCGCGCGCAGCTGCTCCTCCATGGGGCCCCCACCGCGGATCACCACCGCGTCATAACCGAATTCCTTGATCAGCCGGTCGGCCTTCTCCCGCGACCCCGTGCTGCCGATGATCCGGGCGGCGCCGCGCAGCCGGGCGATCTGGCCCGCCAGGGAGCCCACGCCACCCGCCGCTCCGGTGATGAAGACGGTGTCGCCGGGGCGCACTTCGGCGCCGCGCACCACGCCCATCCAGGCGGTGGGGCCCTGGGAGAGGCAGGCCGCCGGGTCGGGCAGCAGGCCCGGGTCGAGCCGGTGGGCCTGGTCGGCGTCCACCACGGCGTACTCGCGCCAGCCGAGGCGGTGTTCCACCAGGTCACCGGGCTGGAGGTCGGTCCCCGGGGCGGCGACCACCTCGCCGACGGCGGCTCCGTGCAGCGGTTCGCCGATCTCGTAGGAGGGCATCGGCACGACGCTGGTCTCGTCCATCAGCGTGCGCATCACGGCGGCGACGCCCATGACGGTGTTGCGGACCAGCACCTGGCCGGGTCCGGGTTCCGGAACCGGCACCTCCACGATCTCGAAGAGGTCGTCGGTGACGGGCCCCTGGGGGCGGGCGGCCAGGCGGACTTCGCGGTGTGTGCGAGGTGTCATGCCCCGAGGCTAGAACCTGACGCGCGCGTCAAGGTCAAACCGGCTGCCGGGGTGCGGAGTTAGGGGGCGTGCGCCCGGGGTGGGGACGGGATCGGGAGCCCGGCCCCAGGGGTGGGCGAGGTGGCAGGCGCAGCCCACCGGGGCGAGCGAGGTGGGGGGCATGACGCGCGCCCCGGGGCGAGCGAGGTGGCAGGCATGACGCGCGCCCCGGGGCCGGGCAAGGCGCGGGCCGCCCCCAGAGACGCCGCCCGACCTCGCCCTCACCCCCCGGGGCACGAGGCCGGAGCCCCGGAACCGCTACCCCCCGAGCCGCTCCGTCAGCTCCTCCGGGTCCGTCGTCGGCCGCTCACAGGTGAAGTGGCGGCAGACGTAGGCGGCCGGTCGGCCGTCGACCAGGGGGCGGTCCTTCAGCAGCGGCACCTCGTCCACCCCGGGTTCGCCCAGTGCGACGACCGCCCCCGGGGCGGTGCCGAGCAGGGCCGCGCGGTGCAGCGCGACGGTGGCCGGATCGCCCTGCGGGCCGACGACGGCGATCTCGCGCGGACCGTCCAGCGCGGCCTCGGCGACCGCCAGGCCCCAGCCGATGAAGCGCGGGGCCCGGCCGCCGAGCGCGGTGACGATGCCCAGGGCCCGCTCGGCGGCGCCCCGGTGGAGGTCGCTTCCGGTCAGCGCCGCGTACGACAGCAGGGCGCCGGCCGCCGCGGTCCACCCGGAGGGCGTCGCATTGTCGGTCGGGTCCTGGGGGCGGCGGATCAGGGCCTCGGCGTCGGCCGCGGTGTCGTAGAGCGCGCCGTCCTCGGTGGTGAACTGGAGCAGCACGGTGTCCAGGAAGAAGCCCGCGAACTCCGCCCAGACGCCCTCCCCGGTGACCGAGGCCAGGGTGAGGAAGCCCTCCGCGACATCGGCGTAGTCCTCCAGGACACCGGAGTTGGCGCCGGGCGTGCCGTCGCGGGAGGTACGGTGCAGCCGGGCCTGCCAGTCCATGTGGACACGTACCAGCAGGTCGGCGGCGTCGGTGGCGGCCTGGATCAGGTCCGGCCGGTCGAAGTAGGCGCCGGTCTCGGCGAGCGCGGCGATGGCCAGCCCGTTCCAGGAGGCGACGACCTTGTCGTCCCGGCCGGGGCGTGGCCGCTCCTCGCGCGCCGCGAGCAGCCGCTGCTTGACGGAGGCCAGCCGTTCGGCGTCCACCGGGCCTTCGAGGTCCGGGAGCTGGAGCACCGAGGCGCCCTCCTCGAAGGTGCCTTCCTCGGTGACGCCGAAACAGGCGGCGGCGAACTCGGCGTCCTTCTCGCCCAGTACGGCGCGCAGTTGCTCGGGCGTCCACACGTAGTAGGCGCCCTCGACATGCCTGCCAGAACCCGATCCGTCGTCGCTGTCCGCGTCCAGCGCGGAGGCGAACCCGCCCTGGTCGGTGCGGAGTTCACGGACCATGAAGTCGGCGGTCTCGACGGCGATGCGACGGGCGAGATCCGAGCCGGTGGACCGCCACAGATGCGCGTAGGTCCGGCACAGCAGGGCGTTGTCGTAGAGCATCTTCTCGAAGTGCGGCACGGTCCAGGTGGCATCCACCGCGTAGCGCGCGAAACCGCCCCCGAGCTGGTCGTAGAGGCCGCCGCGGGCCATCGCCGAACAGGTCGCCTGCACCATCTCCAGGGCTCCGGCGGAGCCGGTGCGGGCGTGGTGGCGGAGCAGGAACTCCAGCACCATGGACGGCGGGAACTTGGGCGCGCCGCCGAACCCGCCGTGCACCGCGTCGAACTCACGGGTCAGGCCCATCAGCGCGCCGTGCAGCTCCTCGGGGCGCGGCGGCCGCCGGTCCGCGGGCAGCGACTCGGTCAGGGACCGGCCGGCCAGATCGGCGACGATCCGGCCGGCGACCTCGCCGACCTCGTCGCGCCGGTCCGTCCAGGCGCTGCGCACCCCCTCCAGGATCTGCCCGAAGGAGGGCATGCCGTGACGCGGCTCGGGTGGGAAGTACGTACCGAAGTAGAAGGGCTCGGCGTCGGGGGTGAGAAACACGGTCATCGGCCAGCCGCCCTGGCCGGTGGCGGCCTGCACGGCCTCCATGTAGACGGCGTCGACGTCGGGGCGCTCCTCGCGGTCGACCTTGACCGCCACGAAATGCTCGTTGAGCAGGGCAGCGGTGGCCTGGTCCTCGAAGCTTTCGTGCGCCATCACATGGCACCAGTGGCACGAGCTGTAGCCGACGCTGAGCAGTACCGGCACACCGCGCCGCCGCGCTTCCTCGAACGCGTCGGCCGACCACGGCCACCAGTCGACCGGGTTGTCGGCGTGCTGGAGCAGATAGGGGGAAGTCTCTTGGGCCAGGCGGTTCGGCATGGGTCCATCCTCTCGCAAGGAGGCTCGGGGAGCCGGGAGCGGAGGGAGTTATCCACAGGCCTGCCGGAATTCACGCGGACGCGGAACACTGTGCGTACGGCGACGATCACCGCTGGACACTGCTGGAACTGCTGGAGGGGGATGGGCATGCCGGGCTCACTGGCTGTGCTGCGCGACGGCCACCGGGCGGAAGCGGAAGCACTGTTGACCAGAGCCGTCGAGGAGGAGGTGCGGCGCTCGGGCGGCCGGCTCGACGGGGACGCTCTGCTCAGCCGCGCGCGAGCGGCGCTGGAGGATCTGGCGGGCAGCGCCGCCGAGGAGTACGCCGCGTACGTCCATGCGCTGGACGAGGCCGCCGCCGGTCAGCCGTCGTTGTCCCGGCGGCTGTCGCGCAAGGAGCTGGGCACCCCCGCGGTGGCGACGGCCGTGGCGGCGGTGGCGGCGTTCGGCACGGACCTCGCATACGGCACGGGCGCGGGCGCGGCGCTGGGTGTGGGGGCCGCCGCCCTGGTGGCGGGCGCGGCGGCCACGGTCCTGAAGCTGACCGCGGGGCACTGGCCGGCGGCGCACCGGGAGGCCGGGAAGCGCGGCCGCCCCGGAGGCGCGCCGCAGCTGCGGCTGCAGTGGCTGACGGCGCTGGAGGTGCGCGGCATCCGCCCGTTCCTGGACCAGCAGCGGATGCTGACGGCTGCGAGCCGCGGCGGTACGACCTCCAAGCCCAGCGCCTCGAAGAGCGGCCGCGGACCGCAGTTGCGCGGCTCCGACCGCAGCGCGGCGGCCCGGCAGCGGTCCCTGCTGGAGCACTCCTTCTCCCAACTTCCGCAGCCTGACGGCCCGTTCGCCGGGCGCCGCGCGGAGCTGACACAGATCGCCCAGTGGGTGCACGCGGCCCGCGCGAGCACCGAGACCAAGCCGACGGTGGTGATACTCCACGGCGAGCCGGGCTCGGGGCGTACGGCGCTGGCGGTGCGGGCCACCCATCAGCTGCGCGACCAGTTCCGCGGCGCGTGTGTGGTGGATCTGCGCAGTGACACCCCCGGCGAGGTGCCACTGCCGACCCGGGACGCGCTGCTGCATCTGCTCAACCGGCTGGGCGCGCCGCGCGAGCAGCTCCTGTTCCGCGAGCGGCCGTCCCAGGAGCAGCACGTCAAACGGCTCACCGATCTCTACCACCAGCATCTGACGGGCCTTCCGGTGACGGTGCTGCTGGACGACGCCGCGGATGCGGAGCAGGTGCGCACCCTGGTGCCGGAGCGGTCCGACAGCCTGGTGCTGGTCACCTCCCGTACGCCGCTGGAGCTGCCCGAGGACCTCGACGCCTGGGTGCACCAACTGCCGGTGGGCCCGCTGGATTCCGCGGGCACCGAAGAGCTGCTGCGCGCCTCCGCCGCGGCCGGCAGCGAGGCCCCGGGCGAGACGGGCCCCTACGACGCACGGGCCCTCGACGAGATCTCCGAGCTGTGCGCGGGCCTGCCCCTGGCCCTGCGGGTGGCGGGCTCCGCGCTCGGCTCGCGCACCGCCACCGCGCTCGCCGCGGACCTGGCGGTCCACGGCCCGGTGTCACCGGTGGAACGTGCGCTGTGGCTGCGCTACGCCGACCAGTCGGAGACCGCCCGGCGGCTGCTGCGCCGCCTGGCGCTGGTGGGCCGGGCGAGCCTGGGGGCGGCGGCCTCGGCGGCGCTGCTGGGCGTCGAGCAGGCGGAGGCGGAGCGGGAACTGACGACGCTGACCCGGGCGGGCCTGATCGAGCATGTGCGGGGGCGGCGCTACCGTCTGCACGCCCTGGTGCACAGCTTCGCGCACGACCGGCTGATGGACGAGGAGGAGCCCGGCGAGCGCGGGGCGGCCCAGGAACGGCTGATCCGCGGCTATGCGGAGCTGGCCGACTCCGTCATCCGGCTGGTCGACGGCCGGACGTCCACCCGCGCCGACCGCTTCGGATCACACGGCTTCACCTCCCTGGACGCGGCCCTGCAGTGGCTGGACGACGAGACCAGCTTCATCACCGCCGCGCTGCGCCATGCCGACCAGGGCGTGGACCAGGCGGCGGTCTCCCATCTGCTGGGCGCGCTGGCCGACTACTGCCTGCTGCGCGGCGACCTCTACCGCCTCGGCGAGCTGAGCGAGCTGACCCGGGCCGTCGGGCAGGGGCTGCTGGTCCGCTCGGTGCAGTGGCGTACGGGTGTGGCGGCCCGGCAGCTGGGCGAGCTGGACAAGGCGCGGACCACCCTGTCGTCGGTGGTCGACCTGTACTTCGAGGCGCAGCATCCGGCGGGCGCCGCCCGTGCGCTGCGCGATCTGGGCATCACGCTCCAGCAGCAGGGCAACCTCGCGGAGGCCGCGACCAAGCTCCGCGAGGCACTGGAACTGCAGTCCGGCGCGGATATGCACGGTGACCGGGCCTGGACCCTGCACGCCCTGGCGGCGGTGGAGCGGGACCGCGCGCAGCTCGCCGACGCCCTCGCCATGCTGCGGGAGGCCCTGGAGCTGCACGAGGAGAGCGAGAGCATCCACGGCCAGGCCTGGGCCCACTTCCAGCTCGGCCAGGTGCATCTGCGCCGGGGCGACGTACCGGCGGCGGAGAGCGCGCTGCAGGCGGCCATGGGGCTCTACGGCCGTACACACGACGAGCGCGGCGAGGCCTGGGCGATGACGCAGCTGGCGCGCGCCCGGCTGGTGGGCGGCGAGCCGGGCCCCGCGGTGGATCAGCTCCGGCAGGCCCTGCCGCTCCACCACCAGCACGAGGACGCGCGCGGTGAGGCCTGGACGATGTACTACCTGGGCCAGGCGCTGGAGGAGCGCGGCGAGCACGATGCGGCGCTGCGGCAGCTGGAGCGGTCGCGGACGATGTTCAGCCGCATGCAGGACGGCTACGGCCTGGCCTGCGCCCGGCACCACTCGGGGCGGGTCACCCGCGATCTGCGGGCGAAGCAGACCGGTTCG
It contains:
- a CDS encoding tetratricopeptide repeat protein — encoded protein: MPGSLAVLRDGHRAEAEALLTRAVEEEVRRSGGRLDGDALLSRARAALEDLAGSAAEEYAAYVHALDEAAAGQPSLSRRLSRKELGTPAVATAVAAVAAFGTDLAYGTGAGAALGVGAAALVAGAAATVLKLTAGHWPAAHREAGKRGRPGGAPQLRLQWLTALEVRGIRPFLDQQRMLTAASRGGTTSKPSASKSGRGPQLRGSDRSAAARQRSLLEHSFSQLPQPDGPFAGRRAELTQIAQWVHAARASTETKPTVVILHGEPGSGRTALAVRATHQLRDQFRGACVVDLRSDTPGEVPLPTRDALLHLLNRLGAPREQLLFRERPSQEQHVKRLTDLYHQHLTGLPVTVLLDDAADAEQVRTLVPERSDSLVLVTSRTPLELPEDLDAWVHQLPVGPLDSAGTEELLRASAAAGSEAPGETGPYDARALDEISELCAGLPLALRVAGSALGSRTATALAADLAVHGPVSPVERALWLRYADQSETARRLLRRLALVGRASLGAAASAALLGVEQAEAERELTTLTRAGLIEHVRGRRYRLHALVHSFAHDRLMDEEEPGERGAAQERLIRGYAELADSVIRLVDGRTSTRADRFGSHGFTSLDAALQWLDDETSFITAALRHADQGVDQAAVSHLLGALADYCLLRGDLYRLGELSELTRAVGQGLLVRSVQWRTGVAARQLGELDKARTTLSSVVDLYFEAQHPAGAARALRDLGITLQQQGNLAEAATKLREALELQSGADMHGDRAWTLHALAAVERDRAQLADALAMLREALELHEESESIHGQAWAHFQLGQVHLRRGDVPAAESALQAAMGLYGRTHDERGEAWAMTQLARARLVGGEPGPAVDQLRQALPLHHQHEDARGEAWTMYYLGQALEERGEHDAALRQLERSRTMFSRMQDGYGLACARHHSGRVTRDLRAKQTGSLLNSGFARQLLHDARRDFQRIGVPHGEAWSCLELSIIDAGNGRAAQALELADEAARLFAGYGDRRGEDWARFLRCTLLPLASPGGCVVGAAVAQEELAQLIREKHAARDSKLEDCAEAFALMLDRGVEPETGWQAWRLGMVPNRHAREIMGVEVAPPTVTE